From the Lathyrus oleraceus cultivar Zhongwan6 chromosome 4, CAAS_Psat_ZW6_1.0, whole genome shotgun sequence genome, one window contains:
- the LOC127138780 gene encoding probable receptor-like protein kinase At5g18500 yields the protein MASDLSSRLSKKTSVLGLEVWELMGLIVGLFIVIILLVISICLTSKKKSRRINGMLPVTHRLSVSEEIKEISVDQVSTNSHPQNGAFMSLYDKFSDKEAEKVLLQTKNGEYSSQSGSFIHVEKDFAGSQSGDESGAKRLSAHRLSVTSPSPLSGLPEFSHLGWGHWFTLRDLELATNKFSKDNIIGEGGYGVVYQGQLINGNPVAIKKLLNNLGQAEKEFRVEVEAIGHVRHKNLVRLLGFCIEGTHRLLVYEYVNNGNLEQWLHGAMRQYGFLTWEARIKILLGTAKALAYLHEAIEPKVVHRDIKSSNILIDDEFNAKISDFGLAKLLGAGKSHITTRVMGTFGYVAPEYASSGLLNEKSDVYSFGVLLLEAITGRDPVDYSRSPAEVNLVDWLKMMVGNRHAEEVVDPNIETRPSTSALKRALLTALRCVDPDSEKRPNMSQVVRMLESEEYPIPREDRRRRKSNATNADAETHKETSDTEKSDHPDSKSIGRNGRRNHRK from the exons ATGGCATCTGATCTGAGTTCGAGGTTGTCGAAGAAAACATCTGTTCTTGGTTTGGAAGTATGGGAGTTGATGGGGTTAATAGTTGGTTTGTTCATTGTGATCATTCTTCTAGTGATATCAATATGTCTTACTTCGAAAAAGAAATCCAGAAGAATCAACGGCATGCTTCCGGTAACCCATAGGTTATCCGTTTCCGAAGAGATCAAAGAGATTAGCGTTGATCAGGTTTCGACAAATAGTCATCCTCAGAACGGTGCTTTTATGAGTCTTTACGATAAGTTTAGTGACAAGGAGGCCGAAAAGGTTTTGCTCCAAACAAAGAATGGGGAGTATAGCAGTCAATCGGGCTCGTTTATTCATGTCGAGAAAGACTTTGCTGGCTCTCAATCGGGTGATGAAAGTGGTGCGAAGCGCCTTTCTGCACATAGGCTTTCTGTAACTTCACCGTCGCCTTTGTCTGGTCTTCCAGAATTCTCTCACCTTGGTTGGGGGCACTGGTTTACACTGAGAGACCTAGAACTTGCAACAAACAAGTTTTCAAAAGACAATATTATCGGCGAAGGAGGATACGGAGTTGTTTATCAAGGTCAGCTGATCAACGGGAATCCTGTCGCTATTAAGAAGCTTCTAAATAATCT TGGGCAAGCCGAAAAGGAATTTCGAGTGGAAGTTGAGGCTATTGGTCATGTTAGGCACAAGAACTTGGTTAGACTTTTGGGTTTTTGCATCGAAGGCACTCACAG GTTGTTGGTTTATGAGTATGTTAACAATGGAAACTTAGAACAATGGCTTCATGGAGCCATGCGGCAATATGGTTTCCTCACATGGGAGGCTCGGATTAAAATTCTACTTGGAACAGCTAAAGC GCTGGCTTACTTGCACGAAGCAATTGAGCCAAAAGTCGTCCATCGAGATATTAAGTCAAGTAATATTCTAATCGATGATGAATTCAATGCCAAAATATCCGACTTTGGACTAGCCAAGTTACTCGGTGCCGGAAAAAGTCACATTACAACTCGAGTTATGGGTACTTTTGG ATATGTGGCTCCCGAATATGCCAGTTCTGGCTTACTAAACGAGAAGAGTGATGTTTATAGCTTTGGTGTATTGCTCCTTGAAGCAATTACCGGAAGAGACCCAGTAGATTATAGCCGTTCACCAGCCGAG GTAAATTTGGTTGATTGGCTCAAGATGATGGTCGGCAATAGGCACGCAGAAGAGGTGGTGGACCCAAACATAGAGACGAGACCGTCAACAAGTGCCCTTAAAAGAGCCCTTCTGACTGCTTTGAGGTGTGTTGATCCAGATTCTGAAAAAAGACCAAATATGAGTCAAGTCGTCCGCATGCTCGAATCTGAAGAATATCCAATACCTCGAGAG GATCGAAGACGTAGGAAGAGTAATGCCACAAATGCCGACGCGGAGACACATAAGGAAACTTCTGATACAGAAAAGAGCGATCATCCAGATTCCAAGTCCATCGGAAGAAACGGAAGAAGGAATCACCGGAAGTAA